The Sandaracinaceae bacterium genome contains a region encoding:
- a CDS encoding protein phosphatase 2C domain-containing protein, which yields MSTQPVRSEAWGPSCRYRVEAAGRTHVGRRAHNEDAMLLDEELGVFVVADGMGGYEGGEVASQVVVETVRRFFADNAGDAELTWPWGFEPGRSFVTNLLTVALRLANREVRARRRGRLASMGATAVAAAVDGARVIVAHVGDSRVYRLRGGTLEPLTRDHSLREQLRALGAQEIPEGISHVITRAIGMGDEEEPDLRVESLAPGDTLLLCSDGLSDPLDDARLRELLAHADVEQAAEGLVRAAYAAGGTDNITALVIRFR from the coding sequence ATGAGCACACAGCCAGTCAGGAGCGAAGCGTGGGGGCCTTCTTGTCGGTACCGCGTCGAGGCGGCGGGGCGCACGCACGTCGGGCGCCGCGCCCACAACGAAGACGCGATGCTGCTCGACGAGGAGCTCGGGGTCTTCGTCGTCGCCGATGGCATGGGCGGCTACGAGGGCGGCGAGGTCGCGAGCCAGGTCGTGGTCGAGACCGTGCGCCGCTTCTTCGCCGACAACGCCGGCGACGCAGAGCTGACCTGGCCTTGGGGGTTCGAGCCGGGGCGGAGCTTCGTGACGAACCTCCTGACCGTCGCGCTCCGGCTGGCCAACCGCGAGGTGCGGGCGCGGCGCCGCGGGCGGCTGGCCTCGATGGGCGCGACGGCGGTGGCGGCGGCGGTCGACGGCGCGCGCGTGATCGTCGCGCACGTGGGCGACAGCCGTGTCTATCGCCTGCGGGGCGGGACGCTCGAGCCGCTCACCCGGGACCACTCGCTCCGGGAGCAGCTGCGCGCGCTCGGCGCGCAGGAGATCCCCGAGGGGATCTCGCACGTCATCACGCGCGCCATCGGGATGGGCGACGAGGAGGAGCCGGACCTGCGGGTCGAGTCCCTCGCGCCGGGAGACACCTTGCTGTTGTGCAGCGACGGGCTGAGCGATCCGCTCGACGACGCACGCCTGCGGGAGCTGCTCGCGCACGCCGACGTGGAGCAGGCGGCCGAGGGGCTGGTGCGCGCGGCCTACGCGGCCGGCGGGACCGACAACATCACCGCGCTCGTCATTCGCTTCCGATGA
- a CDS encoding serine/threonine-protein kinase, translating into MTLPRRVGSYLLLERLGHGGMAEVFLARAVGASGFEKRIAIKMLQEQHRGDAELERLLIEEAKLGAQLSHRNLLSVQDLGVDDGVYFVRMDLVDGGDLDALCRPGVPDVPLALLIAEEVALALMYVHSLADPEGRPLGLVHRDVSPSNVLLSKDGNVLLADFGIAKATKLVTNTQAQIRRGKYAYMSPEQIAGAPLSSRSDQFGFGVMLHELLLGRRPYDGASPLETMDRIKEAAPVDLSALEADLGAIVGTCLARDPEERFETAEALQRALSSARRRREAASSLDLARWVRDHDPQPSLARTTTRTMTD; encoded by the coding sequence ATGACGCTCCCTCGCCGCGTCGGATCGTATCTCCTGCTCGAGCGCCTCGGGCACGGCGGCATGGCAGAGGTCTTCCTGGCCCGCGCGGTCGGAGCGAGCGGCTTCGAGAAGCGGATCGCGATCAAGATGCTCCAGGAGCAGCACCGCGGAGACGCGGAGCTCGAGCGGCTCTTGATCGAGGAGGCGAAGCTCGGCGCGCAGCTGAGCCACCGGAACCTGCTGTCGGTGCAGGACCTCGGGGTCGACGACGGCGTCTACTTCGTCCGCATGGATCTGGTCGATGGAGGCGATCTCGACGCGCTCTGCCGGCCGGGCGTGCCCGACGTCCCGCTCGCGCTCCTCATCGCGGAGGAGGTCGCCCTCGCCCTCATGTACGTGCACTCGCTCGCGGATCCGGAGGGGCGGCCGCTCGGCCTGGTGCACCGCGACGTCAGCCCGTCGAACGTGCTCCTCTCCAAGGACGGCAACGTGCTGCTCGCGGACTTCGGCATCGCCAAGGCGACCAAGCTCGTGACGAACACGCAGGCGCAGATCCGTCGCGGCAAGTACGCCTACATGTCGCCGGAGCAGATCGCGGGCGCGCCGCTCTCGTCACGGAGCGACCAGTTCGGCTTCGGCGTGATGCTGCACGAGCTCCTGCTCGGCCGGCGCCCCTACGACGGCGCGTCGCCGCTCGAGACCATGGACCGCATCAAGGAGGCGGCGCCGGTCGATCTGTCCGCGCTCGAGGCGGACCTCGGCGCCATCGTCGGCACCTGCCTCGCCCGGGATCCCGAGGAGCGCTTCGAGACGGCCGAGGCGCTCCAGCGCGCGCTCAGCTCGGCGCGGCGCAGGCGCGAGGCGGCCTCGTCCCTCGATCTCGCGCGCTGGGTCCGTGACCACGATCCCCAGCCGAGCCTCGCGCGAACGACGACGCGCACGATGACCGACTGA
- a CDS encoding sigma 54-interacting transcriptional regulator: MTTVATLHSHSLDGDGSGSPRGTMQLVVVDGPDVGRAVRLDASRKVGTDAGCDLSLTDDRVSREHLSIAPDGAGFAVRDLGSRNGTHLEGARITEARVGSGASLKVGKSVLRVAPLAEPLEVTPSRSRRFGEMVGESLVIREVFAVLELAARSDVTVLLEGETGTGKELAARALHEASARRAGPFVALSCAAIPEGLVESELFGHVKGAFTGASAARDGAFVRASGGTLMLDELDSMPLALQARLLRVIEEARVSPVGGDEERETDVRLVAASRRDVSTLVADGAFRADLYYRLSVLRVRIPPLRERREDIAPTARAILERRGVLEPGPIAGANLDQLFAHDWPGNARELRNVIDRALVLQPDARRFDALRLRVRGSGAEDALAVRTDLPFHEAKQAVVDTFERRYLADLLAAHEGNLSAAARAAGLDRKHLRRLAVRHGLIGSE; this comes from the coding sequence GTGACCACCGTCGCCACCCTCCACAGCCACAGCCTCGACGGGGACGGCTCGGGTAGCCCTCGCGGGACGATGCAGCTCGTCGTGGTGGACGGCCCCGACGTCGGGCGCGCGGTGCGCCTCGACGCGTCTCGCAAGGTGGGCACCGACGCGGGCTGCGATCTCTCGCTGACGGACGACCGCGTCTCGCGCGAGCACCTCTCGATCGCGCCCGACGGCGCGGGCTTCGCCGTGCGCGACCTCGGCAGCCGGAACGGGACGCACCTCGAGGGCGCGCGCATCACCGAGGCGCGCGTCGGCAGCGGCGCCTCGCTGAAGGTCGGCAAGAGCGTGCTCCGGGTCGCGCCGCTCGCGGAGCCGCTCGAGGTCACGCCCAGCCGGTCGCGACGCTTCGGTGAGATGGTCGGCGAGAGCCTCGTCATTCGCGAGGTCTTCGCCGTGCTCGAGCTCGCCGCGCGGAGCGACGTGACGGTGCTGCTCGAGGGCGAGACCGGCACGGGCAAGGAGCTCGCCGCCCGCGCCCTCCACGAGGCCAGCGCCCGACGCGCGGGCCCCTTCGTCGCGCTGAGCTGCGCGGCGATCCCGGAGGGGCTCGTGGAGAGCGAGCTGTTCGGGCACGTCAAGGGGGCGTTCACGGGCGCGAGCGCGGCGCGGGACGGCGCCTTCGTCCGGGCGAGCGGGGGCACCCTCATGCTGGACGAGCTGGACTCGATGCCGCTCGCGCTCCAGGCCCGCCTGCTCCGGGTCATCGAGGAGGCGCGCGTCTCGCCGGTGGGAGGAGACGAAGAGCGTGAGACCGACGTGCGGCTCGTCGCGGCGTCGCGGCGCGACGTCTCCACCCTGGTCGCCGACGGCGCCTTCCGCGCCGATCTCTACTACCGGCTCAGCGTGCTCCGCGTGCGCATCCCGCCGCTCCGCGAGCGGCGTGAGGACATCGCTCCGACCGCGCGCGCCATCCTCGAGCGGCGCGGCGTGCTCGAGCCGGGCCCGATCGCGGGGGCCAACCTGGACCAGCTCTTCGCGCACGACTGGCCGGGCAACGCGCGCGAGCTGCGCAACGTGATCGACCGCGCGCTCGTGCTCCAGCCCGACGCCCGGCGCTTCGACGCGCTCCGATTGCGGGTGCGCGGGAGCGGCGCCGAGGACGCCCTCGCGGTGCGCACGGATCTCCCCTTCCACGAGGCCAAGCAGGCCGTCGTGGACACCTTCGAGCGCCGCTACCTCGCCGACCTGCTCGCCGCGCACGAGGGAAACCTCAGCGCGGCCGCGCGCGCCGCGGGGCTGGACCGAAAGCACCTGCGCCGGCTCGCGGTGCGCCACGGGCTCATCGGAAGCGAATGA